A part of Prionailurus viverrinus isolate Anna chromosome E1, UM_Priviv_1.0, whole genome shotgun sequence genomic DNA contains:
- the PVALEF gene encoding parvalbumin-like EF-hand-containing protein has product MDEDFSSQMKKMALAMGTSLSDKDIELLPTDMRHHGSFNYLKFLEYMQKFQASGQLESAIRQAFQTLDKDKSGFIEWNEIKYILSIAPSSTPTAPLTDEEAEAMIQVADTDGDGRIDFEEFSDLIKKEKVPKKK; this is encoded by the exons ATGGACGAGGACTTCTCCTCTCAGATGAAGAAGATGGCCTTGGCCATGGGCACGTCCCTGTCAGACAAGGACATAGAGTTGCTGCCCACGGACATGAGGCATCACG GCTCCTTCAACTACCTCAAGTTCTTGGAGTACATGCAGAAGTTCCAGGCCTCGGGGCAGCTGGAGAGCGCCATCCGCCAGGCCTTCCAGACTCTGGACAAGGACAAGAGTGGCTTCATCGAGTGGAACGAGATCAA GTACATCCTGTCCATCGCCCCCAGCAGCACGCCCACCGCCCCGCTGACGGACGAGGAGGCAGAGGCCATGATCCAGGTGGCAGACACGGACGGGGATGGCAGGATCGACTTCGAAG AATTTTCTGACTTGATCAAAAAGGAGAAAGTTCCAAAGAAGAAGTAA